One genomic region from Chloroherpetonaceae bacterium encodes:
- a CDS encoding SDR family oxidoreductase yields MYLRGKTALITGGGSGIGLAIAESLASEGVQTILASRRLEVLESAARMISKKYGTPSHALPLDLRDTRSIRSATDSVLQKFGKVEILINNSGLGVDASAVEMTEDQWDLVMDTNVKGTFLLTQALLPKMIEARLGHIINISSQAGRNGYARATVYCASKFALIGFGKALQEEVREFNIKVSNLLPALVQVPPPKNDSEVRQGVLQTEDLAQAALYLLRQPDRVKLDDLGLWHI; encoded by the coding sequence GTGTATTTAAGGGGAAAAACTGCATTAATTACCGGAGGAGGTTCAGGGATTGGACTCGCCATAGCGGAATCTCTTGCAAGTGAAGGCGTTCAAACTATATTAGCTTCACGGCGTTTGGAGGTTTTAGAATCCGCTGCAAGAATGATTTCAAAAAAGTACGGAACTCCCTCACACGCTTTGCCACTTGACCTTCGCGACACACGGAGCATTCGCTCCGCAACCGATTCAGTTCTACAAAAATTTGGAAAAGTGGAAATCCTGATCAATAACTCTGGTTTGGGGGTTGATGCTTCTGCGGTTGAAATGACTGAGGATCAATGGGATCTTGTGATGGATACAAATGTGAAAGGAACTTTCCTTCTTACCCAAGCCTTACTCCCCAAAATGATTGAAGCGCGATTAGGCCATATTATCAACATTTCTTCACAGGCTGGGAGAAATGGATATGCGCGAGCAACGGTGTATTGTGCATCAAAATTTGCCTTGATTGGATTCGGAAAAGCTTTGCAAGAGGAGGTCAGAGAGTTCAACATTAAGGTTTCAAATTTGCTTCCGGCTTTGGTTCAAGTTCCACCGCCAAAGAATGACTCAGAAGTTCGGCAAGGGGTTCTTCAAACGGAAGATTTAGCACAAGCGGCACTTTATTTACTTCGACAGCCCGACCGAGTTAAGTTAGACGATCTCGGGCTTTGGCATATTTAG
- the eutM gene encoding ethanolamine utilization microcompartment protein EutM: MAMDALGMVETKGLIGAIEAADAMVKAAKVELIGKETIGGGYVTVMVRGDVGAVKAATDAGAAAAQRVGELVSVHVIPRPHAEVESILPKKS, encoded by the coding sequence ATGGCGATGGATGCACTTGGAATGGTTGAAACCAAAGGACTTATCGGCGCAATCGAAGCCGCTGATGCAATGGTGAAAGCCGCAAAAGTAGAATTAATTGGAAAAGAAACCATTGGTGGCGGGTATGTTACAGTAATGGTTCGAGGCGATGTCGGTGCTGTTAAAGCCGCAACGGATGCTGGCGCTGCTGCAGCACAACGAGTAGGCGAATTGGTTTCAGTCCACGTCATTCCCCGTCCGCATGCCGAAGTGGAATCGATTCTTCCCAAAAAATCTTAA
- a CDS encoding response regulator, whose amino-acid sequence MAPSKRTILIIDDDISILTLFSRALGGAHTIVTKTDGAAALQWLQMGNIVDMILTDLSMPNMDGFEFIKTIRTGGKENRQTPIIVFSSQSDVRVRIRALQLGADDFMQKPVHIEELSLRINNLFRRTSGTRLDV is encoded by the coding sequence ATGGCGCCCAGTAAACGCACCATCTTAATTATAGATGATGATATAAGTATTCTCACCTTATTTTCCCGCGCTTTAGGCGGTGCACATACGATTGTAACCAAAACAGACGGTGCAGCCGCACTGCAATGGCTTCAAATGGGCAATATTGTCGATATGATTCTCACGGATCTCTCGATGCCCAATATGGATGGATTTGAATTTATCAAAACCATTCGAACCGGAGGCAAAGAAAATCGTCAAACACCGATAATCGTTTTTTCGAGTCAAAGTGATGTACGGGTTCGAATTCGCGCGCTTCAATTAGGGGCAGATGATTTTATGCAAAAGCCGGTTCACATTGAAGAGCTTTCACTCAGAATCAATAATCTTTTTCGAAGAACCTCGGGCACAAGACTTGATGTGTAA
- the der gene encoding ribosome biogenesis GTPase Der — protein sequence MKPVVAIVGRPNVGKSTLFNRIVGKRHAIVDDMPGVTRDRNALSTDWGGKEFLLLDTGGFTREGETAGDEPHHISAAVREQVIRAIEEADVILFVSDLRSGITDLDHEIADMLRKRSGGKPIFCVVNKADSEMMRVESEKFRRFGIGEFFPVSALNGDSVADLLDRVTEFFPVDSEAVIEDGKIKLAVIGRPNVGKSSLVNALLGETRQIVTDVAGTTRDSIDTEFKRNNRDYILIDTAGLRKKARVDENVEFFSTLRTEKAIERADVAIAVLDATLGIEKQDLRVINLAIERKRGIMIAVNKWDLIEKDSKTADAYTAALRSHLKSLDFIPIIYISALTKQRVFKVIDMATEVWENRRKRISTSEINKHLLPEFQKTPPWAKNGKEIKIKYITQLSIEPPFFGFFAANAKLIEEPYKRFVENKIREHFGFEGTPIEIQFRLK from the coding sequence ATGAAGCCTGTTGTTGCAATCGTCGGGAGACCAAATGTAGGAAAATCTACACTTTTTAATCGCATTGTTGGAAAACGGCATGCCATTGTTGATGACATGCCCGGGGTTACCCGAGATCGAAACGCTTTATCAACAGATTGGGGCGGAAAAGAATTTTTACTTTTAGATACCGGTGGATTTACTCGCGAAGGAGAAACTGCCGGCGATGAACCTCACCATATTTCAGCTGCGGTGCGTGAGCAAGTAATCCGTGCCATTGAAGAAGCGGATGTCATTCTTTTTGTGTCAGATTTACGCTCCGGCATTACCGATCTTGATCACGAAATTGCTGATATGCTGCGAAAACGCTCGGGCGGAAAGCCCATATTTTGTGTCGTTAATAAAGCAGATAGTGAAATGATGCGTGTCGAATCCGAAAAATTTAGACGGTTCGGAATCGGTGAATTTTTTCCTGTTTCTGCTTTAAACGGAGATAGTGTCGCTGATTTGCTTGATCGTGTCACAGAGTTTTTTCCAGTTGATTCCGAAGCGGTGATTGAGGATGGAAAAATTAAACTTGCTGTAATCGGTCGGCCAAATGTCGGCAAGTCGAGCCTTGTTAATGCCCTTCTTGGTGAAACGCGTCAAATCGTGACGGATGTTGCCGGAACTACCCGCGACTCAATCGACACCGAATTCAAACGAAACAATAGGGATTATATTTTAATCGATACTGCCGGCTTAAGAAAGAAAGCGCGTGTCGATGAAAATGTCGAGTTCTTTAGTACGCTTCGAACTGAGAAAGCAATCGAACGCGCCGATGTTGCCATTGCCGTTCTTGATGCAACTTTAGGAATTGAAAAGCAAGACTTAAGAGTGATTAATCTTGCGATCGAGCGAAAACGCGGAATCATGATTGCTGTAAATAAATGGGATTTAATTGAAAAAGATTCAAAAACTGCAGATGCCTATACGGCGGCATTGAGAAGTCACTTGAAAAGTTTAGACTTCATTCCCATCATTTACATTTCAGCTCTTACAAAACAGCGTGTCTTTAAGGTGATTGATATGGCAACTGAAGTTTGGGAAAATCGCAGGAAGAGAATTTCAACCAGTGAAATCAATAAACACCTCTTACCTGAATTTCAGAAAACCCCGCCGTGGGCAAAAAACGGTAAGGAAATCAAAATCAAATACATTACCCAACTTTCAATAGAACCTCCCTTCTTCGGATTTTTTGCGGCAAACGCAAAACTTATCGAAGAGCCTTATAAGCGGTTTGTAGAAAATAAAATTCGCGAGCATTTTGGCTTTGAGGGAACACCAATAGAAATTCAATTTCGACTAAAATAG
- a CDS encoding response regulator has protein sequence MKKSILIIDDQPDMLFMLRRVLGDDFEVIEKTDGASALSWLAEGNKPDMIISDLTMPSMNGIEFLRLVRQMPLNRYTPLVIVSAQSDIRLKLKAFEVGANEYIVKPVHPNELLMRVRNIFNLIEPKKE, from the coding sequence ATGAAAAAATCCATCTTGATTATTGATGACCAACCGGATATGCTGTTTATGCTGCGTCGCGTACTTGGAGATGACTTTGAAGTTATAGAAAAAACAGATGGCGCTTCTGCTCTTTCTTGGCTTGCTGAAGGCAATAAACCAGATATGATTATTTCTGATTTAACAATGCCTTCGATGAATGGAATCGAGTTTCTGAGGTTGGTTCGTCAAATGCCGCTTAATCGCTATACTCCGCTTGTGATTGTTTCTGCACAAAGTGATATTCGCTTGAAGTTGAAAGCATTTGAAGTTGGGGCAAACGAATATATTGTCAAGCCTGTTCATCCAAATGAACTGCTTATGAGGGTTCGAAACATTTTTAACTTAATAGAACCAAAAAAAGAATAG
- the msrA gene encoding peptide-methionine (S)-S-oxide reductase MsrA: MKAIVLIISVFAMMVGCTSNQQKLPQEQESKLIQTATLTGETMSSKDLQTAIFANGCFWCTEAVFQRLDGVEKVESGYIGGKKLNPTYDEVCSGQTGHAEACRILFDPSKISYKELLEVFWQTHDPTTLNRQGNDVGTQYRSGVFYLNESQKKDAEEVLKLAQDWWNNKVVTEITEASTFYVAENYHQNYFNRVGAGNSYCIFVINPKIEKFKKQFKHRLKAGVE, from the coding sequence ATGAAAGCAATCGTTTTAATAATATCAGTCTTCGCGATGATGGTTGGATGCACTTCCAATCAGCAGAAATTGCCTCAAGAACAAGAATCGAAATTAATTCAAACTGCAACTTTAACAGGAGAAACGATGTCTTCTAAAGACTTACAAACCGCAATTTTTGCAAATGGATGTTTTTGGTGTACCGAAGCAGTTTTTCAAAGGCTTGATGGAGTCGAGAAAGTAGAATCAGGATACATCGGAGGAAAAAAGCTCAACCCTACTTATGATGAGGTTTGTAGTGGGCAAACAGGACATGCTGAGGCTTGCCGAATTTTATTTGACCCATCTAAAATATCTTATAAAGAATTGTTGGAAGTATTTTGGCAAACACACGACCCAACTACACTGAATAGACAAGGAAATGATGTCGGTACACAATATCGCTCAGGTGTTTTTTACTTGAATGAAAGCCAAAAGAAAGATGCTGAGGAAGTTTTAAAGCTTGCGCAAGATTGGTGGAATAATAAAGTGGTGACAGAAATTACAGAAGCATCAACATTTTATGTTGCTGAAAATTATCATCAGAATTATTTCAATCGTGTTGGCGCGGGCAACAGCTACTGCATTTTCGTCATCAACCCGAAAATTGAAAAATTCAAGAAGCAATTTAAGCATCGCTTAAAGGCAGGCGTGGAGTAA
- the recA gene encoding recombinase RecA: MAKEKLAEKAQDKGPKMDPEKKKQLDLALDTIEKQFGKGTIMKLGDEAQIVPVISSGSITIDAALGVGGFPKGRVIEIYGPESSGKTTIALHAIAESQKAGGTAAFVDAEHAFDQNYAKRLGVDVKSLLFSQPESGESALTIVETLVRSGAVDIVVVDSVAALVPQAELEGEMSDAQVGLQARLMSKALRKLTGAISKSSCIVIFINQLREKIGSMGYGDPTTTTGGRALKFYSSVRIDVRRIGGIKEGTDVIGNRTKVKIVKNKVAPPFKEVEFDIIYGEGISKTGELIDLAVEAGIIKKAGAWFSFEGEKVGQGREAVRDKLKEDKVLFEKVYKLVKDNLLSITLDADDKSVDAEQETPPEE, from the coding sequence ATGGCAAAAGAAAAACTCGCCGAAAAGGCACAAGACAAGGGTCCAAAAATGGATCCTGAAAAAAAGAAACAACTTGATTTAGCGCTTGATACCATTGAAAAGCAGTTTGGTAAAGGAACGATCATGAAGCTTGGCGATGAAGCCCAAATCGTTCCTGTCATTTCTTCAGGCTCTATTACGATTGATGCCGCGCTTGGTGTTGGTGGATTTCCAAAAGGCCGTGTAATAGAAATTTATGGCCCTGAATCTTCAGGGAAAACCACCATCGCGTTGCATGCCATTGCAGAATCGCAGAAAGCAGGGGGCACAGCGGCATTTGTCGATGCTGAACATGCCTTCGATCAAAATTATGCGAAACGGTTAGGGGTTGATGTTAAATCGTTGCTTTTCAGTCAACCTGAATCAGGTGAATCTGCGCTTACGATTGTTGAAACTTTGGTTCGAAGCGGGGCAGTCGATATTGTGGTTGTCGATTCTGTTGCAGCCTTGGTACCTCAGGCTGAATTAGAAGGCGAGATGAGCGATGCTCAAGTCGGTTTGCAAGCCCGCTTGATGTCGAAGGCGCTTCGGAAACTTACAGGCGCAATTTCAAAGTCGAGTTGTATTGTCATCTTTATCAATCAACTCCGTGAAAAAATCGGTTCGATGGGTTATGGAGATCCAACGACAACAACCGGCGGACGTGCACTCAAATTTTATTCATCGGTTCGAATTGATGTCCGTCGCATTGGCGGTATCAAAGAAGGTACGGATGTCATTGGCAATCGTACCAAGGTTAAAATTGTTAAGAATAAAGTTGCGCCGCCGTTCAAGGAAGTTGAATTTGATATTATTTACGGAGAAGGCATTTCAAAAACGGGCGAACTCATTGACCTTGCTGTTGAAGCAGGAATTATTAAAAAAGCCGGCGCTTGGTTCAGTTTTGAAGGCGAAAAAGTGGGTCAAGGAAGAGAAGCCGTTCGCGATAAACTCAAAGAAGATAAGGTTCTCTTTGAAAAGGTGTATAAGTTGGTAAAGGATAATTTACTTTCTATCACGCTCGATGCTGACGATAAATCGGTTGATGCCGAGCAAGAAACTCCGCCAGAGGAATAA
- a CDS encoding DUF6268 family outer membrane beta-barrel protein, protein MRISANQRIFAFSYLLVLVLVFPSTLIAQREQIGVRYEMWGKSEISDSSNTLSSFSVNFNASLRSIFGEEGETLILNGFSYRYLNIIREFPQSQSPPDPLGMPTAILPSNIKTEYHLLQYDLTVLHSLSDEWTAVLALRPGIFSDFFNITWNHFRFEAAGFADYIVSPTFTIGLGIAIQPSNFGRVLPAIPLLHILNNGNLFGKKYLLDVLLPQRADFTMYLSKPLEVGLSVALIGSSYFIGDVKNRIGSQSDRLAFANATLSGVVRYNLFDKLYITGDAGYTLLRRYEYSVSRYKELGVDERPDATSFDLPNAYFLRAGISILY, encoded by the coding sequence ATGAGAATCTCAGCCAATCAAAGAATCTTTGCGTTCAGTTATCTTTTAGTTCTCGTCTTAGTTTTTCCTTCAACACTTATTGCACAGCGCGAGCAAATTGGCGTTCGCTATGAAATGTGGGGAAAGAGCGAAATCAGTGATAGTAGTAATACCCTTTCCTCTTTTTCAGTAAATTTTAATGCTTCGTTACGATCTATTTTTGGTGAAGAGGGTGAAACCCTCATTTTAAATGGATTTAGCTATCGATACTTGAATATCATTCGTGAATTTCCCCAATCGCAATCACCTCCTGATCCGTTAGGAATGCCAACTGCTATTTTACCTTCAAATATTAAGACTGAATATCATTTGCTTCAATATGACCTTACCGTTCTTCATTCACTTTCTGATGAATGGACAGCAGTTTTAGCGTTGCGTCCCGGGATTTTCTCTGATTTCTTCAACATCACTTGGAATCATTTCCGATTCGAGGCTGCCGGATTTGCTGATTACATTGTTTCTCCTACATTCACAATTGGATTAGGGATTGCAATTCAACCCTCGAACTTTGGAAGAGTTCTTCCTGCAATACCGCTTCTGCATATTTTAAACAACGGCAATCTGTTTGGGAAAAAGTATCTCCTCGATGTTTTATTGCCTCAACGTGCTGACTTCACAATGTATCTAAGCAAACCGCTTGAAGTAGGGCTTTCCGTCGCGTTAATTGGCTCGAGTTACTTTATTGGTGATGTGAAAAACAGAATAGGCTCTCAAAGCGATCGATTGGCCTTCGCGAATGCGACACTGAGCGGGGTCGTGCGATATAATTTGTTCGATAAGCTTTACATCACCGGAGATGCCGGCTATACCCTTCTCCGGAGATACGAATATTCGGTGAGCCGCTACAAAGAATTAGGTGTCGATGAACGGCCAGATGCAACAAGTTTTGATTTACCAAATGCGTATTTCTTGAGAGCGGGAATATCAATACTGTATTAA
- a CDS encoding helix-turn-helix domain-containing protein, with translation MDQKNDVKKCSFDGLCPVDVTMEVIGGKWKLKILYHLKSGVKRFGELKRQISGITQKMLTQQLRELESDKVIERKVYAEVPPKVEYTLTKLGQSLSPVVHEMAKWGKEKTKQIEKIRSEN, from the coding sequence ATGGACCAAAAAAATGATGTAAAAAAATGCTCCTTTGACGGGCTTTGCCCTGTTGATGTTACTATGGAAGTAATTGGAGGAAAATGGAAATTGAAAATTCTTTATCATCTTAAAAGCGGGGTGAAACGGTTTGGTGAATTGAAAAGGCAAATATCTGGTATCACTCAAAAAATGCTTACACAACAGCTTCGCGAGTTGGAGTCCGATAAAGTTATCGAGAGAAAAGTTTATGCTGAGGTTCCGCCAAAAGTTGAATATACCCTTACAAAACTAGGACAGTCACTATCTCCGGTCGTTCATGAAATGGCAAAATGGGGGAAAGAAAAAACAAAACAGATTGAAAAAATCAGGAGTGAGAATTGA
- the mdh gene encoding malate dehydrogenase has translation MKITVVGAGNVGATAAQRLIEKELAHEVVLVDVVEGVPQGKGLDMYESGPIELFDTRITGTNGYDETAGSEIILITAGIARKPGMSRDDLMNTNANIVKDVTDKAIAKSPNAIIIVVSNPLDVMTYVAYLRSGLPSHRVFGMAGVLDTARFRSFISMELGVSMQDINAFVLGGHGDSMVPVAKYTTVAGIPIREYLMMHYKDKTKAEERLKVMSDRAKNGGAEIVGLLKTGSAYYAPSAAAVEMIESIVKDRKRILPCAAWLTGQYGLNEVYCGVPVKLGRNGIEQILEIELESDDLAALHKSAADVKAMSDKIKF, from the coding sequence ATGAAAATTACTGTTGTCGGTGCCGGAAATGTCGGCGCCACAGCCGCTCAGCGCCTGATCGAAAAAGAGTTAGCACATGAAGTGGTGCTCGTTGACGTAGTTGAAGGTGTGCCTCAAGGCAAAGGCTTGGATATGTATGAATCAGGCCCAATTGAACTCTTTGACACCAGAATTACCGGTACAAACGGTTATGATGAAACCGCAGGTTCAGAAATCATCTTGATTACCGCCGGCATTGCTCGCAAGCCCGGAATGAGCCGAGATGATTTGATGAATACCAATGCAAATATCGTCAAGGATGTGACTGATAAAGCGATTGCAAAATCACCCAACGCGATTATTATCGTGGTTTCAAATCCGCTTGATGTAATGACTTACGTCGCTTATCTCCGAAGTGGATTACCATCGCACCGTGTTTTTGGAATGGCGGGCGTATTAGATACCGCGCGTTTCCGCTCATTTATTTCGATGGAACTGGGCGTTTCAATGCAAGACATCAACGCATTTGTGCTTGGCGGCCACGGCGATTCTATGGTGCCCGTTGCAAAATACACAACCGTTGCCGGTATTCCGATTCGTGAATACTTAATGATGCATTATAAAGATAAAACCAAGGCGGAAGAACGCTTGAAGGTGATGTCTGATCGTGCAAAAAACGGCGGTGCTGAAATCGTTGGTCTCTTAAAAACCGGCTCAGCGTATTATGCCCCATCTGCCGCGGCCGTTGAGATGATTGAATCTATTGTCAAAGACCGCAAACGCATTTTACCTTGTGCTGCTTGGCTCACCGGCCAGTATGGGCTTAATGAAGTTTATTGTGGTGTACCGGTGAAATTAGGCAGAAATGGAATCGAGCAGATTCTTGAAATTGAACTTGAAAGTGATGATCTGGCTGCACTTCATAAATCAGCGGCAGATGTCAAGGCGATGAGCGATAAAATTAAATTCTAA
- a CDS encoding tetratricopeptide repeat-containing sensor histidine kinase yields the protein MTVIPEQLSKLRTRFDTLRANPSSNPFEVLEAANDFAWELRMTDAKQALLLGSETQMQASDFVTPEAEEGLIDFITRKKYILSRAQLIVGECHWRLSDYVNAISNLQNALIELEAIGDVLESRNFVAQALNGLAIVYERFGEYQKALQNHQQSLSIRRSMLDRIGEASSLMGIGIVHQYLGDYATSLEYLHRSLKLRQEITDRYGEASSYNQLGAVYSKINDISKAVDCFHKSLFIRQELKDYLGEATVLSNLGDAYLKLTETEQALECYQKSLKIKRDSGDQRAEAMALIGIGKVYFSINEEDKAISFYLQAYAISNLISEPRLQAETLFEIARASSLLPKEKIKDETENNTLIIDCLQKSLSIAEQLGAKNLIYPIYLQLAKISEKVGETTTALSYYKLYNVAREEVFNLETEERIRRIRILNEIEKKEREAAFERREAEIYRRRNADLEHTLAEAERQRHIAQEANAIKTELLAIAAHDMKNPLQSILGFTEFLLEETSRDSAAHEYLTIIRQSANGMFQLISDLLKTASLESGRIKLRKDRFNLYSTVFFIIESYKSTAYRKLQSLYFDSPEVIMMTGDEDRVREAVENLISNAIKYSPQGKTIFIKIEILITQLIISVKDEGLGLTDDDKEKLFGQFQRLSARPTGGEPSTGLGLALTKQIIELHGGSVWADSPGKNLGSTFFIKLPLKSDYTETSL from the coding sequence ATGACGGTCATACCCGAGCAACTATCGAAACTTCGCACCCGCTTTGACACCTTGCGAGCGAATCCTTCGAGCAACCCATTCGAGGTTTTAGAGGCAGCAAATGATTTTGCTTGGGAATTACGAATGACTGATGCAAAGCAAGCCCTTTTGCTTGGCTCTGAAACACAAATGCAGGCTTCCGATTTTGTGACCCCTGAAGCAGAGGAAGGTCTTATAGATTTCATCACTCGAAAAAAGTATATCCTCTCAAGAGCACAACTTATTGTTGGCGAATGTCATTGGCGTCTCTCTGATTATGTCAATGCCATCAGTAATCTTCAGAATGCTCTCATTGAATTAGAAGCTATCGGGGATGTCCTTGAAAGTAGAAACTTTGTCGCTCAAGCACTAAACGGATTAGCGATTGTATATGAACGCTTTGGAGAATATCAAAAGGCACTTCAGAATCACCAACAAAGCTTGAGTATTCGACGCTCAATGCTTGATCGAATCGGCGAAGCCTCCTCTTTAATGGGTATAGGAATTGTGCATCAATATCTTGGTGACTATGCCACTTCGCTCGAATACCTTCATCGAAGTTTGAAATTAAGGCAGGAAATCACTGACCGTTATGGGGAAGCATCTTCGTACAATCAACTTGGCGCTGTTTACTCTAAAATTAATGACATTTCTAAAGCCGTTGATTGTTTTCACAAAAGTCTATTTATTCGTCAAGAGTTAAAAGATTATTTAGGGGAGGCAACCGTTCTATCCAATCTTGGGGATGCTTATCTCAAACTGACAGAAACAGAGCAAGCCTTAGAATGTTACCAAAAAAGTTTAAAGATTAAACGAGATAGCGGAGATCAGCGCGCTGAAGCAATGGCTTTGATCGGAATCGGCAAGGTTTATTTTAGTATCAATGAAGAAGACAAAGCGATATCGTTTTATCTGCAAGCCTATGCCATCAGCAATTTAATTAGCGAGCCGCGGCTTCAAGCGGAAACTCTCTTTGAAATAGCACGGGCATCGTCTCTTTTACCTAAAGAAAAAATCAAGGATGAAACTGAAAACAATACTTTAATTATCGATTGTCTTCAGAAATCTTTATCAATTGCTGAACAACTGGGAGCCAAAAACCTTATCTATCCGATTTACCTTCAACTTGCAAAAATTAGTGAAAAAGTAGGCGAAACCACTACTGCGCTAAGCTATTACAAACTTTATAATGTTGCTCGCGAGGAAGTATTTAATCTTGAAACGGAAGAGAGAATTCGTCGAATTCGAATCCTCAATGAAATTGAAAAAAAGGAACGCGAAGCTGCATTTGAACGAAGAGAAGCTGAGATTTACAGACGACGCAATGCTGATTTAGAGCATACCTTAGCAGAGGCTGAACGCCAACGCCATATTGCACAAGAAGCCAATGCAATAAAAACAGAACTGCTTGCTATTGCTGCTCATGATATGAAGAATCCTCTTCAATCGATTTTGGGCTTTACCGAGTTTTTGCTAGAAGAAACCTCAAGAGATTCCGCTGCTCACGAATACCTCACCATCATTCGCCAAAGTGCCAACGGAATGTTTCAACTCATTAGCGATTTACTTAAAACCGCTTCACTCGAAAGTGGAAGAATAAAGCTTCGGAAAGATCGGTTTAATTTATACTCTACCGTTTTTTTCATTATTGAGTCGTACAAATCAACGGCATATCGAAAGTTGCAATCTTTGTATTTCGATTCTCCAGAGGTCATTATGATGACAGGTGACGAAGATCGGGTTCGCGAAGCCGTTGAAAATCTGATTAGCAACGCAATTAAGTATTCACCCCAAGGGAAAACAATTTTTATTAAGATTGAAATTCTTATCACCCAATTAATTATTTCTGTGAAGGATGAAGGCTTAGGATTAACCGATGATGACAAGGAAAAACTTTTCGGTCAATTTCAGAGGCTTTCAGCACGCCCCACAGGCGGTGAACCTTCAACCGGTTTAGGTTTAGCCCTAACCAAACAGATTATTGAACTACACGGCGGTTCAGTTTGGGCAGATTCGCCCGGAAAAAATCTTGGATCAACTTTTTTTATTAAGCTACCGTTAAAATCTGATTATACAGAGACATCCTTATGA
- a CDS encoding FmdB family zinc ribbon protein, which translates to MPTYQYQREDGTQFEVFQKISEPALEVCPATGQRVLRVISGGGGVIYKGSGWYVTDYKNGGSSAKPATKEAATSTEGTPSPAPAPATSACATGACGHNHN; encoded by the coding sequence ATGCCAACATATCAATATCAACGTGAAGATGGAACGCAATTTGAAGTGTTTCAAAAAATTTCTGAACCTGCGCTTGAAGTTTGCCCTGCCACGGGTCAACGAGTTTTAAGAGTTATTTCAGGCGGAGGCGGCGTTATTTACAAAGGGTCGGGTTGGTATGTCACAGATTATAAAAATGGCGGAAGTTCCGCAAAACCGGCAACCAAAGAAGCAGCAACCTCAACGGAAGGAACGCCAAGCCCTGCACCGGCTCCCGCGACTTCTGCCTGTGCAACCGGGGCTTGCGGGCATAATCATAATTAG
- a CDS encoding BMC domain-containing protein, with the protein MRGLALGLIETRGLIAALEAADAALKSADVKLISKDRVDAALVTVKLVGEVSAVEAAVEAGAAAAARIGKLVGKHIIARPDDGIYNDLIAVEIDSRKKKKVTSVLKSLSDSKPDLQSKENGVEESVTADVSIIFDTMTLEKFTVEELRKVARKIPDFPIQGREISRSNRDELARLLRPYATDYSPPLI; encoded by the coding sequence ATGCGCGGCTTAGCACTTGGGTTAATCGAAACCCGCGGGCTTATCGCTGCTTTGGAAGCAGCCGATGCAGCACTAAAATCGGCAGATGTCAAGTTAATTTCAAAAGACCGGGTTGATGCGGCATTGGTTACGGTGAAGTTGGTTGGAGAAGTTTCTGCTGTTGAAGCCGCTGTTGAGGCAGGTGCAGCCGCGGCTGCACGCATTGGCAAACTTGTTGGAAAGCATATTATTGCTCGCCCCGATGACGGCATTTACAACGATTTAATTGCGGTTGAAATTGATTCGCGGAAAAAGAAAAAAGTTACTTCAGTTCTGAAATCGCTTTCAGATTCAAAACCCGATTTACAGTCAAAAGAAAATGGAGTTGAAGAATCCGTAACTGCTGATGTATCCATCATATTTGATACAATGACCTTAGAAAAGTTTACCGTTGAGGAGCTTCGCAAAGTCGCACGCAAAATTCCGGATTTTCCTATTCAAGGGCGTGAAATCTCTCGTTCCAATCGTGATGAATTGGCTCGCCTTTTAAGGCCATATGCTACTGATTACTCGCCGCCACTCATTTAA